In a single window of the Rhodoferax saidenbachensis genome:
- the uvrA gene encoding excinuclease ABC subunit UvrA produces the protein MNSPTDDDSKHLASSESGKYLATALQQQNISVRGARTHNLKNIDLDIPRNQLVVITGLSGSGKSSLAFDTLYAEGQRRYVESLSTYARQFLQLMDKPDVDMIEGLSPAISIEQKATSHNPRSTVGTVTEIHDYLRLLFARAGTPFCPDHDLPLQAQTVSQMVDAVLALPEDTRLMILAPLAREKKGEFLDVFADMQAQGYVRFRINGQAYAFDELPALKKTEKHDIDVVVDRIKVRPDMKQRLAESFEAALRLANGRAIALEMDSENRSENDSGSHTADAGYSPKEHLFNAKFACPVCSYSIAELEPRLFSFNSPVGACPSCDGLGAQEVFDPARVVAFPTLSLASGAIKGWDRRNGYYFAMLESLAKHYKFDIEQSFESLPAHVQQVILYGSGEEEIKFSYVMDSGASQGKKMSKKHAFEGILPNMARRYRETDSALVREDLARMRSTQHCPDCNGSRLRREARHVKIGEGDQARAIFEISHSTLRESYAYFSQLTMHGAKGEIAAKVVREIGLRLKFLNDVGLNYLSLDRSAETLSGGESQRIRLASQIGSGLTGVMYVLDEPSIGLHQRDNDRLIDTLKHLRDIGNSVLVVEHDEDMMRAADHVIDMGLGAGIHGGRVIAQGTFDEVKANTESLTGQYLAGTLKIDVPKRRTPWIPTVAPAPAEKKVAAKGAPSKAALAWAERNAHHLATQGDLQALRVVKASGHNLKDVSVEFPVGLFTCVTGVSGSGKSTLVNDTLYAAVARSIYRAHDEPAAHEAIEGIEHFDKVINVDQSPIGRTPRSNPATYTGLFTPIRELMAEVPVARERGYGPGRFSFNVAGGRCEACQGDGMVKVEMHFLPDVYVPCDVCAGQRYNRETLEVLYKGKNIAQILDMTVEAAYAFLQAVPTIARKLQTLLDVGLSYIRLGQAATTLSGGEAQRVKLALELSKKDTGRTLYILDEPTTGLHFADIALLLKVLHQLRDAGNTIVVIEHNLDVIKTADWLIDMGPEGGSGGGTVVGTGTPEDIAANPASHTGRYLQALLNQKNR, from the coding sequence TTGAACTCTCCTACTGACGACGACAGCAAACACCTGGCATCCAGCGAGAGTGGCAAGTACCTTGCCACGGCCCTGCAGCAGCAAAACATCAGCGTGCGGGGTGCGCGCACCCACAATCTGAAGAACATCGACCTCGATATCCCGCGCAACCAGCTCGTGGTGATCACCGGGTTGTCGGGTTCGGGCAAGTCCAGCCTGGCGTTTGACACGCTGTACGCTGAGGGCCAGCGCCGTTATGTGGAGAGCCTCTCCACCTACGCGCGCCAGTTTTTGCAACTGATGGACAAACCCGATGTGGACATGATCGAGGGCCTGTCGCCGGCGATCTCCATCGAGCAAAAGGCCACCAGCCACAACCCGCGTTCCACCGTGGGCACCGTGACCGAGATCCACGATTACCTGCGCCTGCTGTTCGCCCGCGCGGGCACCCCGTTTTGCCCCGACCACGACCTGCCGCTGCAAGCGCAAACCGTCAGCCAGATGGTGGATGCGGTACTCGCTCTGCCCGAAGACACGCGCCTGATGATCCTGGCGCCACTGGCGCGCGAGAAGAAGGGCGAATTTCTGGATGTGTTTGCCGACATGCAAGCCCAGGGTTATGTGCGCTTTCGTATCAATGGCCAGGCCTATGCGTTTGACGAACTGCCCGCACTCAAGAAGACGGAGAAGCACGACATCGACGTGGTGGTGGACCGCATCAAGGTGCGCCCCGACATGAAGCAGCGTCTGGCCGAAAGCTTCGAAGCCGCGCTGCGCCTGGCCAATGGCCGCGCCATTGCGCTGGAGATGGACAGTGAAAATCGCTCTGAAAACGATAGCGGTTCGCACACAGCGGATGCGGGCTACAGCCCTAAAGAGCACTTATTCAACGCCAAATTCGCCTGCCCGGTGTGCAGCTACTCGATTGCCGAGCTGGAGCCGCGCCTGTTCTCGTTCAACTCGCCCGTAGGCGCATGCCCGAGCTGTGACGGACTGGGCGCGCAAGAGGTGTTTGACCCGGCGCGCGTGGTGGCCTTCCCCACGCTGAGCCTGGCCAGCGGCGCGATCAAGGGCTGGGACCGGCGCAATGGCTATTACTTTGCGATGCTGGAGAGCCTGGCCAAACACTACAAGTTCGATATTGAGCAATCCTTTGAGTCGCTGCCTGCGCATGTGCAGCAAGTCATCCTGTACGGTTCGGGCGAGGAAGAAATCAAGTTCAGCTATGTGATGGACTCTGGGGCATCGCAAGGCAAGAAGATGTCCAAGAAACACGCCTTCGAGGGCATCCTGCCCAACATGGCGCGGCGCTACCGCGAGACCGACTCTGCCCTGGTGCGCGAAGACCTGGCGCGCATGCGCAGCACCCAGCACTGTCCGGACTGCAATGGCTCGCGCCTGCGCCGCGAAGCGCGCCACGTGAAGATTGGCGAGGGCGACCAGGCCCGCGCCATCTTCGAGATCAGCCACAGCACGCTGCGCGAGAGTTACGCCTATTTCAGCCAACTCACCATGCACGGCGCCAAGGGCGAGATCGCCGCCAAGGTGGTGCGCGAGATTGGCCTGCGCCTGAAATTCCTCAACGACGTAGGCCTGAACTATCTGAGCCTGGACCGCAGCGCCGAGACATTGTCGGGCGGTGAATCGCAACGCATCCGCCTGGCGTCCCAAATTGGTTCCGGCCTGACCGGCGTGATGTACGTGCTGGACGAGCCCAGCATCGGCCTGCACCAGCGCGACAACGACCGGCTGATCGACACGCTCAAACACCTGCGCGACATTGGCAACAGCGTGCTGGTGGTGGAGCACGACGAAGACATGATGCGCGCCGCCGACCACGTGATCGACATGGGCCTGGGTGCGGGTATCCACGGCGGGCGCGTGATTGCGCAGGGCACGTTCGATGAAGTGAAGGCGAACACCGAATCGCTGACCGGCCAGTACCTGGCGGGCACTTTGAAGATTGACGTGCCCAAACGCCGTACGCCCTGGATCCCCACCGTAGCACCTGCGCCGGCAGAGAAAAAAGTCGCAGCGAAAGGCGCGCCGAGCAAGGCCGCGCTGGCTTGGGCAGAGCGCAATGCGCATCACCTGGCCACCCAAGGCGACCTGCAAGCGCTGCGCGTGGTCAAGGCATCGGGCCACAACCTGAAGGATGTGAGCGTCGAATTCCCCGTAGGCCTGTTTACCTGTGTGACCGGCGTGTCCGGCTCGGGCAAGTCCACGCTGGTCAACGACACGCTGTATGCCGCCGTGGCCCGCTCAATCTATCGCGCACACGACGAACCTGCCGCGCACGAGGCCATCGAAGGCATCGAACATTTCGACAAGGTCATCAACGTCGACCAGTCGCCAATCGGCCGCACGCCACGCTCCAACCCCGCCACCTACACCGGCCTGTTCACGCCCATCCGCGAGCTGATGGCCGAAGTGCCCGTGGCGCGCGAACGCGGCTACGGCCCGGGGCGCTTCAGCTTCAACGTGGCCGGTGGCCGCTGTGAGGCCTGCCAGGGCGACGGCATGGTCAAGGTCGAAATGCACTTTTTGCCCGACGTGTATGTGCCCTGCGATGTGTGCGCGGGCCAGCGCTACAACCGCGAAACGCTGGAGGTCCTCTACAAGGGCAAGAACATCGCGCAGATTCTGGACATGACGGTCGAGGCCGCCTACGCCTTCCTGCAGGCCGTGCCCACCATTGCACGCAAGCTGCAGACGCTGCTCGATGTGGGCCTCTCCTACATCCGCCTCGGTCAGGCGGCCACCACACTGTCTGGCGGTGAGGCACAGCGCGTCAAGCTGGCGCTGGAGCTGTCCAAGAAAGACACCGGCCGCACGCTCTACATCCTGGACGAGCCCACCACCGGTCTGCACTTTGCCGACATTGCGCTGCTCTTGAAGGTACTGCACCAGTTGCGCGACGCGGGCAACACCATCGTCGTCATCGAGCACAACCTGGACGTCATCAAAACCGCCGACTGGCTGATCGACATGGGCCCCGAAGGTGGCTCAGGCGGCGGCACCGTGGTCGGCACAGGCACGCCCGAGGACATTGCGGCCAATCCGGCCAGCCACACAGGGCGTTATTTGCAGGCGTTGCTTAACCAAAAGAATCGTTAA